Proteins encoded together in one Miscanthus floridulus cultivar M001 chromosome 16, ASM1932011v1, whole genome shotgun sequence window:
- the LOC136514023 gene encoding protein argonaute 4B codes for MGSHDGEDEELPPPPPVPPDVVPIKAEDAVGESPANKLVKPKRLLMDRPGIGRKGQLVQLYSNHFKVAVKSTEDFFFHYYVNLKYEDDQPVEGKGIGRKVIDKLQQTYRAELSNKDFAYDGEKSLFTVGGLPQKNNEFTVVLEDASTGKTAANGSPGGNDSPGGGDRKRVRRPYQTKTFKVEINFAAKVPMSAIGQVIRGEETENSLEALRVLDIILRQHSAEQGCLLVKQSFFYNNPSNFVDLGGGVMGCRGFHSSFRGTQSGLSLNVDVSTTMIVKPGPVIDFLLSNQNVNDPSRIDWQKAKRALKGLRIKTTPANSEFKIFGLSERICKELTFPLRQRNGSNGDCDTIEITVYDYYAKKGIDLKYSGDFPCINTGRAKRPTYFPIELCSLVPLQRYTKALSTLQRSSLVEKSRQKPQERMTVLNDALQRGNYDSDPMLRACGVSVAPKFTQVEGRILQAPKLKAGHGDDIFSRNGRWNFTNRKFYQTCSVDKWAVVNFSARCDVRNLIRDLMRNASAKGIQMEEPFDVFEESPSMRRAPVLRRVDDMFGQIKSKLPGAPRFLMCLLPERKNCEVYGPWKRKCLAEFGIVTQCLAPTRVNDPYLLNLLMKINAKLGGLNSLLQVEASPSIPHVSEVPTIILGMDVSHGHPGQDRPSVAAVVSSRQWPLISKYRASVHTQSARLEMMSSLFKPRGSDDDGLIRESLIDFYTSSGKRKPDHIIIFRDGVSKSQFTQVINIELDQIIEACKFLDEKWSPKFTVIVAQKNHHTKFFQTGSPDNVLPGTVVDNKVCHPKNFDFYMCAHAGMIGTTRPTHYHVLHDEIGFSADEVQEFVHSLSYVYQRSTTAISVVAPICYAHLAAAQVGTFLKLEEMSDASSSQGGHTSAGSAPVPELPRLHEKVRSSMFFC; via the exons ATGGGCTCTCATGATGGCGAGGATGAAGAGTTGCCACCACCCCCGCCGGTGCCACCAGATGTGGTTCCCattaaagctgaagatgctgtgGGAGAATCACCAGCAAACAAGCTAGTAAAGCCAAAGAGATTACTGATGGACAGGCCTGGTATAGGAAGAAAAGGGCAGCTAGtccagctctattcaaatcactttaaagtcgCCGTGAAGAGTACAGAAGACTTCTTCTTTCACTATTAT GTGAACCTGAAGTATGAGGATGATCAACCTGTTGAAGGTAAAGGGATCGGCAGAAAGGTGATTGATAAACTGCAGCAGACATATCGCGCTGAGCTTTCCAACAAGGATTTTGCATATGATGGAGAAAAGAGCCTGTTTACAGTTGGTGGTCTTCCACAAAAAAACAATGAATTCACCGTCGTCTTGGAGGACGCGTCTACTGGAAA GACTGCTGCCAATGGGAGCCCTGGAGGTAATGACAGTCCTGGAGGTGGTGACAGGAAGAGAGTGAGGAGGCCATACCAGACGAAAACTTTCAAAGTGGAGATAAATTTTGCAGCAAAGGTTCCTATGAGTGCTATTGGTCAAGTCATTAGAGGCGAAGAAACGGAGAACTCCCTGGAGGCACTTCGTGTTCTTGATATCATACTGAGGCAGCATTCCGCAGAACA AGGCTGCCTTTTGGTTAAGCAATCGTTTTTCTACAACAACCCTTCAAACTTTGTTGACTTGGGTGGTGGTGTGATGGGTTGCCGTGGATTTCATTCAAGCTTCCGCGGCACACAGAGTGGACTTTCCCTGAACGTTG ATGTCTCAACAACAATGATCGTGAAGCCTGGCCCTGTTAttgattttcttctttctaaCCAGAATGTTAATGATCCTAGCAGAATTGATTGGCAAAAG GCCAAGCGTGCTCTCAAGGGCTTGAGGATTAAAACCACTCCTGCAAATTCAGAATTCAAGATTTTTGGTCTCAGCGAGAGGATTTGCAAAGAACTAAC GTTTCCACTGAGGCAGAGAAATGGTAGCAACGGAGATTGTGATACCATTGAAATAACTGTCTATGACTACTATGCGAAGAAAGGAATCGATCTAAAGTATTCTGGTGATTTCCCCTGTATAAATACAGGGAGGGCAAAGCGTCCAACATATTTTCCAATCGAG CTATGCTCCCTTGttccgcttcaaagatacaccaaagctttgtcTACGCTACAAAGGTCATCCCTTGTTGAGAAGTCTAGACAGAAGCCTCAAGAAAGGATGACAGTTCTAAATGAT GCACTGCAACGCGGTAACTATGATTCTGACCCCATGTTGAGGGCATGTGGCGTTTCAGTTGCTCCAAAATTTACCCAAGTTGAAGGAAGGATCCTTCAAGCCCCAAAG CTGAAAGCTGGCCATGGTGATGATATCTTCTCACGAAATGGACGGTGGAATTTCACCAATAGG AAGTTTTATCAAACCTGCTCTGTGGATAAGTGGGCGGTTGTTAATTTCTCTGCACGTTGTGATGTTCGGAATCTTATCCGTGACCTGATGAGGAATGCATCTGCAAAGGGAATT CAAATGGAggaaccttttgatgtgtttgaaGAGAGTCCCTCTATGAGGCGTGCACCCGTGTTGAGAAGAGTGGATGATATGTTTGGGCAGATAAAATCAAAACTTCCTGGAGCTCCAAGGTTCCTCATGTGCCTTCTCCCTGAGAGGAAAAATTGCGAAGTCTATG GTCCTTGGAAGAGAAAGTGCCTGGCCGAGTTTGGTATTGTCACACAGTGTCTAGCTCCAACAAGAGTCAATGATCCGTACCTGCTTAATTTGCTGATGAAGATTAATGCAAAG CTTGGTGGTCTGAACTCGTTGCTGCAAGTTGAAGCATCTCCATCAATACCCCATGTGTCGGAAGTACCCACcatcatcttgggtatggatgtGTCTCATGGTCATCCAGGACAGGATAGACCTTCAGTCGCAGCG GTGGTTAGTTCTCGTCAATGGCCTCTTATCTCTAAATATAGAGCATCAGTGCACACCCAATCCGCCAGACTAGAAATGATGTCATCCTTGTTTAAGCCACGGGGTAGTGATGATGATGGCCTCATTCG GGAATCACTGATTGACTTCTACACTAGCTCTGGAAAGCGaaaaccagaccacattattaTTTTCAG GGATGGAGTCAGCAAAAGTCAGTTTACCCAGGTCATCAACATTGAACTGGATCAGATAATTGAG GCATGTAAGTTTCTCGATGAGAAGTGGTCACCCAAGTTCACTGTGATTGTTGCTCAAAAGAACCACCACACCAAGTTTTTTCAGACCGGATCACCAGACAATGTTCTTCCTG GAACTGTCGTGGACAATAAAGTTTGCCATCCTAAGAACTTTGACTTCTACATGTGTGCACATGCTGGGATGATT GGAACAACAAGGCCGACCCATTATCATGTTCTGCACGATGAGATAGGTTTCTCTGCTGACGAAGTGCAGGAGTTTGTTCATTCGCTCTCTTACGT GTATCAAAGGAGCACAACAGCCATCTCAGTAG TTGCTCCAATCTGCTACGCCCACCTTGCTGCAGCCCAGGTGGGCACGTTCCTGAAATTGGAGGAGATGTCAGACGCTTCCTCCAGCCAGGGAGGGCATACCTCGGCGGGCAGTGCTCCCGTGCCGGAGCTGCCTCGCCTGCATGAGAAAGtgaggagctccatgttcttctgctga